The Pseudanabaena yagii GIHE-NHR1 genomic interval GGTAATCTGGAAGATCTACCTTTAAAAATTAAACCTGAGGTGCATTGTTGACCAATCCTCACTCGATCGCTCCTTTTCCTCTCACATCACGTCCCCATGGATTAGCACGATGGATACCATTAATTGCTGTATTGCGGAATTACAAACGATCTTGGCTGATGCAGGACATTGGCGCAGGGTTAGCGCTGACAGCAATTTTGATCCCCGCAGGAATGGGATATGCCGAGGCTACTAACTTATCCGCGATTTATGGACTCTATGCCACCATTATTCCCTTAATTGCCTATGCTATTTTTGGTCCCAGTCGGATTTTGGTACTAGGTCCCGACTCTGCACTGATTCCATTAATTTCGGCAACTGTGATCCCACTAGCGAATGGAGATCCCATCAAGGCGATCGCGATCGCAGGTATGTTAGCCATTCTTTCGGGGGGAATGTGCATTATCGCTGGCATCGCCCGATTTGGTTTTGTTACTGATTTAATTTCTAAACCCATTCGCTATGGATATCTCAATGGCATTGCTCTAAGCGTCATTATTAGTCAATTACCTAAAATATTTGGCTTCTCTATCAGTGCAAATTCGATGGGAGCAGAACTGAGTGCTTTTATCCAGAATGTCCATGATGGCAAAACGAATTACACGGCTTTTGCGATCGGTGCAGCTTGTTTATTCGTAATTCTAGTTTTGAAACATATTGCACCTAAAATTTCAGGGGTATTAATAGCTGTAGTTGGTGCAACCATTATTAGCTCGCTATTTGACCTGTCTCATCAGGCGGGGATATCTGTAATTGGAGTATTGCCACAGGGATTACCAACATTGCAGATCCCTAATATTACGCCATTGGATTTTCAAACTTTATTATCGAGTGGCTTAGCGATCGCCTTAGTTTCCTTTGCGGATATGAGCTTACTGTCACGGACTTTTGCGATTAGGGGGGGATATAAAGTCGAACGCAATCAAGAATTAATTGCCCTTGGAATTGCCAATATTGCCGCAGGATTATTTCAAGGTTTTTCGGTTAGTAGTAGTGCCTCGCGTACACCAGTTGCTGAGGCAGCAGGAGCCAAAACGCAAATTACAGGAATTGTTGGGGCAATTTGCATTGCGATCGTGTTATTATTTGCGCCCATGCTCTTGCAAAATTTGCCCCAATCAGCGCTTAGTGCAGTAGTGATTTCGGCGGGGATTGCCATTTTCGAGATTTCGGGGACATTGCGGCTTTATAAGTTACGGCGATTTGAGTTTGCCCTATCAATTGTTTGTTTTGCAGGGGTAGCCTTTCTAGGAGTGATTCAAGGGATTTTCATTGCGGTTGGCTTAGCTCTGTTGGCATTTGTGTGGAGTGCATGGCGACCACATTATGCAGTGTTAGGACGAGTTGATGGGATTAAGGGCTATCACGATGTTTCGCGTCATCCTGAAGCTAGACGGATTCCTGGTTTGGTAATTTTTCGCTGGGATGCACCATTATTTTTTGCTAATGCAGAAACCTTTTGCGAACATGTCATGCAAGCTGTAGTGACTGCACCCACGATCACCAATTGGGTTCTAGTTGCCGCAGAGCCTGTAACTGATATCGATCTAACGGCGGCAGATGCGATCGCTGAACTTGACAAAACCCTCTGCCAAGCGGGCATCGAGTTATGTTTTGCAGAAATGAAGGGGCCAACTAAAGATCGTCTAAAGCGCTATGGACTGTTTAATACATTGGGCAAAGAAAACTTTTTTCCCACAATTGGGCAAGCCGTAGATGCTTATTTAGAAATCAATCAGGTGGAATGGAAAGACTGGGATGAATAAGGCTCTTGCGGATAAAAAATGTCCCACCAAAGTTATCTAGCTTCGACTTCGCTCAGCTAACGTTGGCTGAGCGGAGTCGAAGCCACAGGTACTTTAATTAATAGCAAGTCATAAAGTTTAGAGAGAGCCGCTAAGCGGCTCTCTCTAAACTTTATGACTTAATTGTGATCCAATCTCTCTTTAGTAATGCTCGAAATGTTGTAATGCCTTTAGAAAATCCATCGGGATCTTGTAAAACATATTCAGGAAATTCTTCGTAGTTGCGCCATTGTTCCAATGGGCTATGGCGCAAGTGCAAGACATGCTCGCCATCTTCGCGCTTCCAGCACATTTGACCACCAGTTGGGATATTAGACATGGACTCCTCCTGTTACTTAATAAGAACACTGATAGCACTTTTCGAGGTGTTGCATTTGCTGAAAGCAAGCATACAAACCTAATAACTTGAAAATTGCTATAGCGTTTTCGCAATCAATATGAGCAAATTGCTAACCTAATTGTGGCGATCTAAATATTAAATTCTGTAAATATTGTTACCTTAAATATCGCTATTGTCGCCAAATTGGTGTATAGAGCCAAGGCATAATTAGTTCCTTCCAAAGGAGGATTTATTGAAAGTTAAAGCTTGTTGCAAGTTTTTTGTGGCACAGCGAAGCTGCGCCACAAAAAATCGGGTTCTTTAGCACCCTAGTAGTTAATCAGGCTCGGTAAATGTCAAAATAAACTTTAACGTTGCGAGATTGAGGCGAAACGATGTCACTGAAAGCTGGCAAAGAGGCATTGTTGCGAAAACATTACACTGAAGCGATCGCGATCTTGACTGAATATAGCCAAGGTTGTGCAGATCCCACATCCAAAGATTACGTGCAAGCGCAGATTTGGCTGGTTTCTGCATACAAAAAAACGGGACGCGCGGATAAAGCGATCGCTATTTGTGAACAGTTAGAGACCTATGCTGACCCACAGTTACAAAAGTGGGCACAAAAATCTTTAATTACCCTACGTGCAGTCCTTGATGAGCCATCCGATGATCGCATCAAGCGCAATGAAGATGTTGCCTCAGTCATCAAATCTGCGCCTCGCCGCTATCGCAAAAAGGATGTCACCCTAGCACTTCCATCTCGTTATACTTACTTTCTAATTGCCGCAATTCTATTTACGATTCTCGCAATTGTTGGCTTACAGTTTTTAATTGGCTATGCAATTTCACTGATTTTCACCACTACCTTCACGAGTGCTTGGTTAACTGCGATCTCGATTGTGACTTTCGTGGTTAGCATTTTGCTGTTTTTCATGTCACCTTGGATTATTGATATCACCCAAAAGCAGTATCATCGTATTCAATGGATTACGCTGGCAGACTTGGATGAAAAGAGTCCTGAAGCTGTAGAAATCATTGAGAATTTTTGTGAGAAATACAATATTTTTGTGCCGCGCTTGGGGTGGATTGAGGATGATGCGCCTGTTGCCTTTACCTATGGGGTAATTTCTAATTCTGCACGCATTGTCGTTAGTCGAGGTTTATTTGAATGTCTTGATGATGATGAAATCGCCACAGTTTATGCCTATCAATTGGGGAGAATTCGCAATAAAAGTTTTGCAGTCTTGACCTTTATTTCTGCTCCTGTGCAAGTTCTCTATTACCTCTATGTATTACTAAGCCGCCAAAGTTATCGTGCCAAAAGTGCAAAGCAAATCTGGCAAATTGCGGCAACTTTCGCTAATGTGCTCTACTCACTCAGTAATTATTTGTTGGTTTGGCTCTCCCATGCCAGTACGATTGTCAGCGATCGCTTTGCCTC includes:
- a CDS encoding M48 family metalloprotease, whose protein sequence is MSLKAGKEALLRKHYTEAIAILTEYSQGCADPTSKDYVQAQIWLVSAYKKTGRADKAIAICEQLETYADPQLQKWAQKSLITLRAVLDEPSDDRIKRNEDVASVIKSAPRRYRKKDVTLALPSRYTYFLIAAILFTILAIVGLQFLIGYAISLIFTTTFTSAWLTAISIVTFVVSILLFFMSPWIIDITQKQYHRIQWITLADLDEKSPEAVEIIENFCEKYNIFVPRLGWIEDDAPVAFTYGVISNSARIVVSRGLFECLDDDEIATVYAYQLGRIRNKSFAVLTFISAPVQVLYYLYVLLSRQSYRAKSAKQIWQIAATFANVLYSLSNYLLVWLSHASTIVSDRFASEVTGNPNALARALPKMARQMLPYNQPAMPTNRLLESTRALGICDRQTMTAIGLAMEIAHVGQTDQDPYRVFLWELFNPWRRWLEIHSTHPLTGKRLRFLSGYSKQLGLVTEYDFAELLKEEKKLNKKRLYQNFWRDLFIQISPFIGVAIALIASMLLYQLFNRWLLLSFSLIGLGLGFMFQGSLRYPDFRKVADTDLVSLLIDPYASYVQGSPVQIPGELLGYGTDEFYIGYSLRLEDQGGLAFLNYIPNFRQWIIDPSNTIKNLELLCDRSVLASGWFRRGKFPIIDLSTLQPIMQDSPKHRASLISYHQFWNNIGSSVLVLLGLSILLLTSRLF
- a CDS encoding SulP family inorganic anion transporter encodes the protein MTNPHSIAPFPLTSRPHGLARWIPLIAVLRNYKRSWLMQDIGAGLALTAILIPAGMGYAEATNLSAIYGLYATIIPLIAYAIFGPSRILVLGPDSALIPLISATVIPLANGDPIKAIAIAGMLAILSGGMCIIAGIARFGFVTDLISKPIRYGYLNGIALSVIISQLPKIFGFSISANSMGAELSAFIQNVHDGKTNYTAFAIGAACLFVILVLKHIAPKISGVLIAVVGATIISSLFDLSHQAGISVIGVLPQGLPTLQIPNITPLDFQTLLSSGLAIALVSFADMSLLSRTFAIRGGYKVERNQELIALGIANIAAGLFQGFSVSSSASRTPVAEAAGAKTQITGIVGAICIAIVLLFAPMLLQNLPQSALSAVVISAGIAIFEISGTLRLYKLRRFEFALSIVCFAGVAFLGVIQGIFIAVGLALLAFVWSAWRPHYAVLGRVDGIKGYHDVSRHPEARRIPGLVIFRWDAPLFFANAETFCEHVMQAVVTAPTITNWVLVAAEPVTDIDLTAADAIAELDKTLCQAGIELCFAEMKGPTKDRLKRYGLFNTLGKENFFPTIGQAVDAYLEINQVEWKDWDE